One window of Acropora palmata chromosome 1, jaAcrPala1.3, whole genome shotgun sequence genomic DNA carries:
- the LOC141875972 gene encoding protein SET-like, whose protein sequence is MSNPGLTPNKIRKVDPVDGAQNSHTDQQEIIEEIHSVQCQIDALNEQASEEILKIEQNYNRLRKPHFEQRTDLTRRIPNFWMTVFINHPQLQMLIDEEDEEALQYMTFLEVEEFEDIKSGYRIKFGFAENPYFSNDVIFKEFVVNENGDQSSRATSIKWKAGMDLTQRYKIRTKRSVMGQKRGFEDPQSFFCWFTEQETGYELGDVIKDDVWPNPIQYFLGSASGMQEDNEDEEDIDEEEEDDQDKVVVVDDGDDDEEGVEDDDEGDDEEEEEEEEEEVVVEEGEEEELAEGDEPVVYELEEEEDEGGDDNDDEDDEEEGDGAEQEEEVLLEGEEEDDDEEDEGLEQEDEGEVDECVEEDELEEEETTAVE, encoded by the exons ATGTCTAATCCAGGTTTAACTCCGAATAAGATCAGGAAAGTTGATCCTGTTGATGGAGCCCAAAACTCTCACACCGATCAACAGGAAATTATTGAAGAAATCCACTCCGTGCAGTGCCAGATAGATGCTCTCAATGAGCAGGCCTCCGAggagattttgaaaattgagcAAAACTATAACCGACTGCGAAAACCACATTTTGAACAGAGAACAGACCTCACAAGGCGGATACCAAACTTCTGGATGACAGTC TTTATAAATCACCCTCAGTTACAAATGCTGATTGATGAGGAAGATGAGGAAGCTTTACAGTACATGACTTTCTTAGAGGTTGAAGAATTTGAAGACATCAAATCTGGATACAGAATAAAATTT GGTTTTGCAGAAAATCCATACTTCTCAAATGATgtaattttcaaagaatttgttGTCAATGAGAATGGTGACCAGTCATCTCGTGCCACTTCTATCAAATGGAAAGCTGGAATG GACCTCACTCAACGTTATAAGATAAGGACAAAACGGAGTGTAATGGGGCAAAAGAGAGGCTTTGAAGATCCACAGAGCTTTTTCTGTTGGTTCACAGAACAGGAAACTGGGTATGAGCTAGGAGATGTGATTAAAGATGATGTTTGGCCAAACCCTATACAGTACTTTTTG GGTTCAGCAAGTGGAATGCAGGAGGATAATGAGGATGAAGAAGACATCGATGAGGAAGAGGAAGATGATCAG GATAAAGTGGTTGTTGTAGACGATGGAGACGATGATGAAGAAGGAGtagaagatgatgatgaaggtGATGATgaggaagaggaggaagaagaagaggaagaagttGTTGTTgaggaaggagaagaagaagaacttgCTGAGGGAGATGAGCCAGTTGTTTATGAACTGGAGGAAGAAGAGGATGAGGGAGgggatgataatgatgacgaggATGATGAAGAGGAGGGTGATGGTGCCGAGCAAGAA GAAGAGGTCCTCCTAGAGGGCGAGGAAGAAGATGACGATGAGGAAGATGAAGGGTTGGAGCAAGAAGACGAAGGGGAAGTAGATGAATGTGTTGAGGAAGATGAGCTAGAAGAAGAGGAGACAACGGCCGTGGAATAA
- the LOC141876044 gene encoding grpE protein homolog 1, mitochondrial-like, with the protein MLTSAIKATRSAVLHAECCKQLNIFSFPCFLGTNFRFYGAQSSPDANSTDPEKKEEGTNIDAGHKDTKDSEYDRLIEEKAALLKDLQDKYKRSLADNENILSRSRKQIEEAKLFGIQSFSKDLLEVADILRKATETVPKEEIEKSVTLKNLYDGLLMTEAQLQKVFKKNGLEKINPINEKFDPYSHEALFQLAFPDKDAGTVAIVEKVGYKLNGRTLRPALVGVVKG; encoded by the exons ATGCTTACATCTGCGATAAAAGCCACTAGAAGTGCGGTCTTACATGCAGAGTGTTGCAAACAACTTAATATATTTTCGTTTCCATGCTTTTTGGGCACAAATTTCCGATTTTATGGTGCTCAGTCCAGTCCTGACGCGAACTCCACCGATCCCGAGAAAAAAGAAGAGGGAACGAACATCGATGCAGGACATAAGGATACAAAAGACAGCGAATATGATCGTCTCATTGAAGAAAAGGCCGCTTTACTTAAAGATCTTCAG GATAAGTACAAGAGATCCCTTGCTGACAATGAGAACATATTGAGCCGCAGCAGGAAACAAATAGAGGAAGCTAAATTGTTTGGAATTCAGTCATTCTCTAAAGATCTTCTTGAAGTTGCAGATATCTTACGAAAAGCAACAGAAACTGTTCCAAAGGAGGAAATAGAAAAAAGTGTTACTTTAAAGAACTTGTATGATGGTCTTCTTATGACAGAGGCCCAGTTACAaaaggttttcaaaaagaatGGTTTAGAGAAAATCAACCCaatcaatgaaaaatttgATCCCTACAGTCATGAAGCTTTGTTCCAGCTTGCATTTCCAGATAAAGATGCAGGAACTGTCGCGATAGTTGAAAAAGTTGGATACAAGCTGAATGGAAGGACACTGAGGCCGGCTCTTGTTGGTGTGGTCAAAGGATAG